From the Neoarius graeffei isolate fNeoGra1 chromosome 1, fNeoGra1.pri, whole genome shotgun sequence genome, one window contains:
- the e2f5 gene encoding transcription factor E2F5 isoform X2 has product MEVSGKTEQRLGESSGCQPQEILEQVDLLKGQIADLERQERELDMQKACLQQSVKHLQEDPNSSRYNYVTHEDICDVFSGDTLLAVMAPAGTQLEVPVPEVSPNGQKRYQVNLRSHSTPIQVLLINRETSSSRPVVFSVPPPDDLCAMPTPPNTPASLQKYPIASESCGLEHSQLTPLSTSSNLHMECHSESLGSQCMLMQEPLVEPEASAQSHGELGGQDMQSMMDVGNLLRLNTVDQTKEEREGVADLIDELMSSDVFPLLRLSPNPGVDYNFNLDDNEGVCDLFDVQILNY; this is encoded by the exons ATGGAAGTGAGTGGGAAGACCGAACAAAGACT GGGGGAGAGTTCAGGCTGCCAGCCTCAGGAGATCCTGGAGCAGGTGGACCTTCTGAAAGGTCAGATAGCGGACCTGGAGAGGCAAGAAAGGGAGCTGGATATGCAGAAAGCATGTCTGCAGCAAAGCGTCAAACACCTACAGGAAGACCCCAACAGCAGCAG GTATAACTATGTGACTCATGAGGACATATGTGATGTGTTCAGCGGAGACACTCTTCTGGCAGTAATGGCACCTGCAGGGACACAGCTGGAAGTCCCTGTGCCAGAAGTG TCTCCAAATGGCCAGAAGAGATACCAAGTGAATCTGCGGAGCCACTCGACTCCCATCCAAGTGTTGCTGATCAACAGAGAAACTTCTAGCTCCAGACCGGTCGTCTTCTCTGTGCCACCCCCAGATGACCTTTGTGCCATGCCCACTCCACCCAACACACCTGCCAGCCTGCAAAAGTACCCCATCGCTTCAGAGTCCTGTGGTTTGGAGCACAGCCAGCTCACTCCCTTGTCGACTTCATCTAATCTTCACATGG AGTGCCACTCTGAATCCCTTGGCAGTCAGTGCATGTTGATGCAGGAGCCCCTTGTTGAACCAGAGGCTTCAGCACAATCACATGGAGAGCTGGGAGGGCAGGATATGCAGTCCATGATGGATGTGGGAAATCTGCTCCGACTCAacactgtggaccaaacgaaggaGGAGAGAGAAG gTGTTGCTGATCTTATAGATGAGCTCATGTCCTCTGATG TCTTCCCCCTGCTGCGCCTCTCGCCCAACCCTGGCGTGGATTACAATTTCAACCTCGATGACAACGAGGGAGTGTGCGACCTGTTTGATGTTCAGATTCTGAACTATTAA